The Streptomyces puniciscabiei genomic interval GGTGACCGGCCTGGTCGCCTTCCCCGACTTCCACAGCCACATCCCCCGCGCGCTGGCGTCCGCCCTGACCAGCGGGGGATTGGTGGGGCTGGCGATCGGCGACGTCGACGGGCTCAAGGGCCACGTCGAGCAGGCCAACGCCACCGACCCCGGCTGCTACGGACACCTGGCCGGGAACAAGGTGATGGCCCGCCTCGGCGCCGTCACCCGCACCTGGTTCCACACCCAGCCCTGGAATGCGGGATGCGCGGCCACCTTCGGCGGGGACGAGGTCATCATCGCCGCAGCCCTGGACGACGCGAACGGCTTCCACCGGGCCGTGACTCAACTGCGGGACCGGCTCGCCGACGAGTTGCCGGTACGCGTCTCCTTCGCGCTGGCCTTCGCCTCTGCCGAGCACCTCCCGGCCGACCGCGGCGCCGGCGGCTGGAAGCACCACTTCACCGACCAGCTGTTGGCCGCGGTGGACCGCTGCCTGTTCACGCACAAGGCCACCCGCCGTGCCACCGGCGGTGAAGGCGGCATCATCGCCATCACCCAGCCCCCGCTGGCCGCCCACACCACCACGGCCCAGGACCACCGCACTCTGCTGCCGCTGCCCACCGGTGGCGAGACGCTGCACGTGCTCGCCTGCCCGGCCGGCACCGGAACACGCGGCATGCTGCTTCTGCCCTGCGCCGGACCGGCCGGGCTGCGCGGCAAACGGCTGCGGGTGACCTTCACCGACGGCACGGCCCGCACCGCCGTCGCCGTCTCCCTGCACGGTCAGGCCGCCGTCCCCCACGAAACCGCCGCGACCGACACGATCGAGGGACCAGGTATCCCGCTCACTCTCCAGCCCGTCCGCGAGAAGTCCGCCCGCGGCGTCCCCGACGACCTGGCCGCCGCCCTGGAGAAGGCCCAACTGGACTGGTCGGTACTGCCTGCCCACGAGCAGGCCCAGATGCTCCACCTGATCATCGAATCCGCCAGTGCCGACATCCGCACTGCCCGCATTACCGCCGTCATCGACGCCGTCGCCACCCGCACCCGGAGCTGACCCATGGCCCTGACCACCGAACGCGTCGCCGACCCGGCCCCGCCCGGCTTCCCCGACTGGAGCTACGCGGCACGGCAGGCTGCCGAGGCCGTGCCCGACCAGGCCATCGACGCCTTCTGGCGGGCGTTGAACCACCTGTCCGCCGCCCAGCTCTACCTCACGGACAACGCCCGCCTCGCCCGCCCGCTCCGGCCCGCGGACGTCAAGGAGACTCCCCGCGGGCACTGGGGAGTCTGCCCGCCGGTCAACTACATGCTCGCCCACCTCGGGCCGCTGACCGCCTGGCGGCCCGCCGGGTCCGAACTGCTGGTGCTGCACGGCGCCGGGCACGCCGGGCCCTCGGCGCTCGCCCATGCCTACCTGGGCGGCAGCCTGCACCTGACCGGGAACGGGCCGGGCTGCTCGATGCCCGAACTGCGTGCCCTGATCACCGGCTTCCCGCACGCGGAGCGGTTCGGCGGGGAGATCACCCCGCTCATTCCCGGTGTCCGGCACACCGGCGGACAGCTCGGCCCCGCCCTCGCCATCGCCCAGGGCATGGTGCTGGACGCCCCGCACCGTCTGGTCGTCCCGCTGATCGGGGACGGCGAGCTGGAGACCGGGGCGACTGCGGCGGCTTGGCTCGCCCGCCGAGCCCTGCACGGAGAGCACGGGGCGGTGCTGCCGGTGGTGCTGGCCAACGGGCTGAAGATGGGCGGCCCCTCCCTGCTGGCCGGCATGAACCAGGACGAGGTACGCGCGTATTTCACCGGCCTCGGCTACGAGCCGCTGATCCACGACGGCGCCGACCTGCCCGGCTTCCGCCAGGTGCTGGCCGACGCCCTCACCCGGCTGAGGCCGCTCGGCGAGCCCGCCCGGCAGCCGGTGATCGTGCTGACCCTGCCCAAGGGCCACACCGGGCCAGAACGGGTGGCCGACCGGCAGATCGCGGGCACCCCGGCCGTCCACAAGACCCCACTGAAAAGCCCCCGCCACAACGACGCGGAGTTCGCCGCGCTGGCGGCCTGGCTCGCCTCCTACCGGCCCGCCGAGCTGTTCACCACCCAAGGACGACCGACCGACCTGGTGCGCCAGGCCCTGCCCGGTCCCACCACCGAACCGGGGACAGCACGGCCGTCGGCCCCGCTCGCCTCCCGGCGGCTCCAGTCCTGGCCCGACGTGTCCGCGGTCGTCCGCGAACGCGCGGCCAGCGGGGCGTTTCGCCTGTTCAGCCCGGACGAGATCGCCTCCAACCGGCTGGCGGTGACGACGGACGATGCGCTGCCGCCCTGGGCGACCGAGATCCTGAACGAGGAGATCTGCCACGGCTGGCTGCAGGGCTACACCGAGACCGGCCGGGACGCGCTGCTGGCCACCTACGAAGCCTTCGCCCCGGTCAACACCAGCCTGCTCATCCAGCACCTCAAGCACCGGCGCCTGCGCTACCTCACCGGCCAGGGCGGACTGCCCTCGGTCAACTACCTGATCACCTCGCTGGGCTGGCGCAACACCTACACCCACCAAAATCCCGGCCTCGTCTCCTCAATGCTGGAGACCGAGGACGGATTCGTGCACGTCTACACCCCGGCGGACGCTACGCGGGCCGCCGCCGTCCTCGCGGCGATGCTGGCCGGGCACGACCGCGTCAACTTCCTGATCACCGACAAGCACCCCGGCCCCGCCTTCCCGCCAGACCCGTTCCGCGACGAGCTCACCGACGGCGCCGCCATCTGGCCCCACCTGAGCCACCACGGCCGCCCGCACCTCGTCCTCGCCTCGGCCGGGGACATCCCGGCCCGCGAGCTGTCCGTCGCCGCCACGCGGCTGCGCCGGTCGCATCCCGAGATCAAGATCCGCTATCTGCATGTCAACGATCTCGCGGTCCTCGGTCCGGCCCCGAACTGGCCCTACGCTCTGGATGAGAGGACCTTCACCCGTCTGTTCGGCACCGACACCCCCGTTCTGATGGCCGTTTCCACCCACCCCGCTCCCGTCCGCGCGCTGCTGGCCGCCCGCGGCGAGACCAGCCGGTTCCACGTCGTTGGCTACCGGGAGCCCAGCCGCCCCACCACCCCCGAGGGCTTGCTGGAGTACTGCGGCCTCTCGGCAGCCGCCCTCTCCGCCCAAGCCGCCCTCATGATCAAGGAGCACAGCGGATGACGACCCTCGATATGGCGTTTCCGCCCGACCCGAAGGTCCTGGACGCCTTCGAACGTGACGGCTTCGTCGTGCTGCGCGATGTGATCACGCCCGAGTGGCGCGAGCAGGCCGCGGCGGCGGCGATGCGGCTGCTGGCCAGCGACCGCACCCTCGGACGGGACCGCAGCGTCGACGGCAAGGACGGCTTCCGCGGCATCGTCGCCATGGACGACACCTTCCTGCCGCTGGTCACCAACCCGAAGGTGCTGCCCACCCTCGTCGCGCTGCTGAGCGCGAACCTGCACCTGATGTCCAGCAACCTGATCTACATGCCGTCCATCCCGGCCGGTGGCACGCGCACCATCCGCGTCCCCGAGCGGCACGGCTGGCACCGCGACATGAGCTCTGCCGCGCGCGACCTCGGCACCGCTGCTGTCCCACGCATGTCGATCAAGGCCGCCTACTTCCTCAGCGACCTCGCCCCCGACGCCGGCGTCACCATGGTCCTCCCCGGCAGCCACACGGACACCGGCCCCGTGACCGTCCCGGCCGGAGCCATCGACCCGCCCGGCGCGATCACCCCAGACGTAGGCCCCTGCGATGCGTTCCTGTTCGAGAACCGCACCTGGCACGCGGGCGGCCTGAACACCTCCGGCCACCCGCGGCTGGCAGTGATGATGCAGTACGGCTACCGCTGGCTCGCCCCCGTCGACGACCCCGCCCCTCAGCTACTGGATCGCAAGGACCTGACCGACATCGAGCAGCAGCTGCTCGGCCGCCCCGACCGCAACCCGGACGGCTCCGTTGCTCACGAAGGCGCCGGAGCAGCGCCCCTGCGCGCCTGGTGGCAGCACCTGAACCCGGACCCGGCTCGTTCTTCGGGATGACACCGCACACGGCCAACTGAACGCGAAAGACTGACGAGATGACCTACACGCCCGACGAGCTGTTCGCCTCCACCGCCCCTTACTACGCCCGCTACCGGCCCGGCTACGACCAGGCTTTCTACGACATGCTGGCCGCGCGCTTCGCCCTGGACGGCACACAGCGCGTCCTGGACCTCGGCACCGGCACCGGCGTGCTCGCCCTGCCCCTCGCCAAGCTCGTCGGCCACGTCACCGCCGTCGACCCCGAGCCCGGCATGCTCGACGAGGGCCGCAAACTCGCCGCCGAGCAAGACATCACCAACATCGACTGGCGCCAAGGCGACTCCACCACCCTGCCCGGCATGGGACTGGAACCGGTACTGCTGACCGTGATGGGGGCCGCCTTCCATTGGATGGACCGCGACCAGACCCTTCGCGACCTCGACCAGCTCGTCGAGCCGAACGGGGCCGTCGTCCTAGCCTCCGGCGGCGCCCCCGGCGACCTGGAGCCCGCGCCTTGGCTCCAGGTCATCGCCGACGTCCGCACCCGCTACCTCGGCCCCGAGCGACGGGCCGGGTCGGGAACCTATTCCCACCCCAGGGAACGCCACCAGGACGTGCTGGCCCGCTCCCCGTTCTCCAACGTCGAAACCGCCCGCTGGGACCGCACCGTCACCCGCACCCTGGACGAGGTCATCGGCCTGCAGTTCTCCTACAGCTACTCCAGCCCCGCCCAACTCGGCGACGATAAGGACGCCTTCGAACGCGACCTGCGCCAGGCCCTCACCGAGTTCAACCCCGACGGCCTCTTCGACGAAGTCGTACGCACCGAGGCCATCGTCGCCACCCGCCCCTGACGACCCGGGCGTTGCTGCCTGGTTCACGACCGCATTACGCGGCCAGGCAGTAGGGACGTCTTGAGACACTCTCGCGCTGCGCGCAGCGGGACGAGTACCGCACGGCCTTCGCGCGGTCGCTCGCCAGGGGCATCGGCCGGGTGGAACTGGTCGTCGTCGCCAGCGTCAGCGGCCGGTCGGCGAACATCGTTGAGGCCGCCCGGCTCTGCGCCGAACACCGCGTGCCGGTGCTGGCGCTGGTGGGCCGCGATGGCACCCAGATGGAGCCGGCCGGCGGCATGGTCTGGGCGACCGGAACCACGGACCAGCAGATCAGCGAGGACACCATGCTGACCGCGCTGACCCTGGCCGCCGCCACCGCGCTCGGCCGCGGCACGGAGCCGCTGCCGGCCCGGGCAGAGCGGCACCTGTACGCCCTGGCCGCGGTGGACACCGAACTGCTGGGGGCCTTCCTGCGGGAGGCGACCGAGGCCGTCGCGGACGCGCCGCTCGGCGTCGACGGGGTACAGCCGTCGCTCGTCGTCTGCGATCCGTCGCTGGCCGACATGAGCGCAATCCTCAATGACCACCCCGACCCCGCCCACTGCGTCCGACACCAGCTCAGCGGTGCCGACCCCGAGGACGTGGTCTTCCTCCTGGCCTACGACTCGGCCGGCAGGACGACCCGCGAGGCCGTCAACGCCGCCACCGCGGCAGGCACCCGGCCGTTCCTCTTGCACCGGGACGGCCCCTGGCACTCCGGCGCCGGGGCGCGTGGCTTCCGGCTGCCGCGCGTCGACGGCTTCGTCCTCGCGGCCCTGGTGCAGTCGGTCGCCCATCTGCTCTGCCGGACCACCCGCGCTGCCCTCACCGCGGACCAGGCCGCCGCCCTGTCGCCCGCCGACCTCATGGTCCGGGACCTGGGGCCGCTCCGCGAACTCTCCGACACCCCGTCCCTCTGAGCGAAAGGACCGACCATGTCCGCACGCGAGATCCACACCGAGATCATCCGCCCTGCCCGCAGCGAGATCGCCGCCCTGTCGCGCATCCCGGTCGCTCGGACCCGGGAGGAGTGAGGACGGGAAGGGCGACTCAGTCATTTAGCAGCTCGTCGCGCACCGGAATCCAGTCAAGGGCGGAGCGGATGCCGTCTTCCAGGGACAGCTTCGGCGTCCACCCCAGCAACTCGGCCGCCCGGTCGCTCTTGGTGTAGCCGCCGGCCACGTCACCGGGCCGCGGCTCGGCATCGACGGTGGCCAGAGGCGTGCTGACGACGTTGTTGAACGCGGCGCACAACTCCCGGACCGTGGTGCCAGAGCCGGTGCCCAGGTTGATCGCGATCGAGCGCTTCGATCCCGTGAGGATGGAGTCGAAGCGCTCGATGGCCGCGATGTGGGCCGCGGCGAGGTCCCAGACGTGCACATAGTCCCGGATACCGCTGCCGTCGCGCGTCGGGTAGTTCGTACCTGTGATCGAGAACGGACGGCCTTCCTGATGTGCCTGGATGAGCACGCCCAGGGCATGACTGGGCCGCTTGAGCTGGAGCCCGGTACGCAACTTCGGGTCGGCGCCGATGGGGTTGAAGTACCGCAGCGACAGCATGCGTGGCCCGGCCACGGCGATGTCGGCGAACATGGCCTCGCACACGGCCTTCGTCCGCGCATACGGGCTTTTCGGCGCCAGAGGCGAGTCCTCGTTGACGGGCGAGCCGTCCTCGGCCTGATAGATGGAGGCCGAGCTGCTGAAGATGATGCGGTCGCAGCCGTTGAGGTGCAGGTGGCGGACGAAGGCCAGGCTCTTGGCCACGTTCGCCTCGTAGTAGCCGATCGGATCCGCGACGGACTCAGGCACCACGATCAGCGCCGCACAGTGCACCACGGCAGAGATGTCCGGGTGCTCCGTGAAGATCCGGTCGACCAGCGCGCCGTCCGCGATGTCGCCCTCGTAGAACGTGCGGCCCTCGGTGAACTCGCGGCGGCCCCGAACGAGGTTGTCGAGGATCACGGGGGTGATGCCCGCGTCCAGGCAGGCCGAGGCGACCGTGCTGCCGATGTAACCGGCACCCCCGGCGATAAGGACCTTCACCACGATGCTTCTCTCCCGGCCTCGTTCCAGCCCCAGTAGACGACCGGCAGCAAGGCTAGCGAAGAAATCAGGCGAGGCAGCGGCTGGTCCGCCACTCTGGGTGGGGAGCGGCTCCGGGCCCGAAGTGCCGAGACGCTCGCCTTCCCATCGAACCCACATGCCGACTGTGGGCCAGGCGATGGCGGGGTCGAGCGCGAGGTGTGGCGCCCTCGCGGCCAAGCTCGGGTCTCCCGGTCCTTGTACTCGGTCTCGCGGCTGATCGGTCATGACGCGTTCGGTGGCTGGCCGAGCCAGAAGGCGGCGACGGAGGGCTGGTCGATTCCGGCGGTCGAGCCGTCGTGAGCGAGGAACTCGGTCGGAGCTATGTAGCCGTCGCCCGGATCGAGGCGGATGCGCAGGCAGCGCAGCGGGTGTCCTTCGGCGACGTATCGGCGGATGTCCTCGGTGTGGGGGTGGTGCCGTTCCGGGGTGGTGTGGAGCGTGCGGCAGATCCGCTGGATGTCGTGGTCGCCGATGAGGAGGTAGCGCGGGCCGGGGCCGAGGTTGAGGCAGAGTCGGCGGCGGCCCTGGTGGCGTCTGGGGTACGGCAGCCGGTCGAAGTTGTCGACGTGCAGGCCGATGCGTCGGCCGGTGGTGGCGTCCTCTGTGGTGGTGGTCCAGTTTCCGGGGCTGGACGCGCACCCGAGGAGGGTGGTGGGCCAGCGGCCGTTGAGGGGGTCGAGGCGGGCGGCGGTTTCGAGCCGGCCGGACAGGTCGTCCGGGTCGAGCGGTGGCAGCGGTCGGCGTACGAGCTCGATGCGGATGTTGTCCGGCGTGGAGTCGTCGGCCTGGTGCCGCTCGGCCTCCTCGGCGGTGAGGGGCACCCAGTCGTCGCAGGGGACGATGGCGCCGTGATCGTAGCCGGTCTCGTTGCCGGTCTGCCGGACCGGTGCGGTGTCGCACCGGCCGCGTATGTCGTCGTACGTGTCGAATACGAGTCGCGGGCCCATGGCCGTGCCTCCCGAGGGCAGGTGCGGGGCTACTTGTCGTCGAGGTCTTCACCGAAGGTGACGTCCAGCTCGGCGGCGAGGGCCTCGGCTAGCTGGAGTGTCTGGGCATGGTCGATGACGACCTGCTTGAGCGAGGCCAGGCCGCGAAGCTGGGAGAGGTCGTTACCCCGGAGGTCCAGGCCGCGGTACTTCCCGCCGTCGAACTCGGTCAGCCGTAGATCGCAGTCATCGATCAGGGCGGCGCCGAGGTCAGCGGCGGCGAAGGTGGTCTCACGCAGCGAACACTTGGCGAAGATCACGGGGCCGGCGGCCCGAACGCGGGTGAGGGTGCTGTAGTTGATCTTGCAGTTCTCGAACAGGACGTTGTCGAGCGTCACGTCTTCGAGTGCGGCACCCATGAGCTTGCAGTCACGGAAGACGGCTCGGGAGACCTTGCTGTCGGTCCACTGCAGGGAGGACAGGTCGCATCCGGTGAACTCCACGGAGTCGACGCGGAGCTTCTCCAGGCGGGTGCGCTGGGCCTTGAGGCCGGTGATCCGCCCGTCCATCAGGTGGGCGTCGGCCAGGTCGAGGTCCCGCAGGTCGGCGTCGGCGTAGTGGAACTCCGCCACCCGGCCACGGCCGCCCTCCAGTGAGGTGACATTGGAGAGGTAGAGGCCCGGCTCGTTCAGGGCAGGAAGCGTGACGCTCGTACGGCGGATCGTGCGGGTGTCCATCAACAGCCTTTCAGCGCGGTGGCTCGGTCGCCGGTGCTGCTGGCACGCCCGGAGCGTGCCAGCAGCGGCGCGACCTACTTCTTCTTGTTCCAGTTATCCCAGGTCGGGCGGTTGTCGAAGGGAGCCGGGTTCTTCGCCCAGTTGTCCCACGTGGGCCGGTTGTCCCACGTCGCTTCAACGATCACCGGGGTCGGGACGTCGTGCGCGGCTATCAACTCCATCACGACGGGGGTGTCGGATGTGGCGAGTCGGTCCAGGATCTTCATGCAACAGCCTCCTTGGTTGCGAGCGTGGACAGGGCCGTGACCAGGGCCTGCCGGGAGACCCGGCAGTAGTTGGTCTCGGTGGTCGTAAGGTCGCCGTTCTCGAAGTAGCGGTTGGCGGCCTGGGCGCCGCGGCAGAAGTCGAAGAACTCGCATTCGGCCTGGCAGCGGTCCAGGCCGGTGAGAAAGTCGCGTACGTAGCGCAGCCGGTGGGCATCACGGAGGATCTCGGGCAGGGGGCGGTCGAGGATGTTGCCGGCCACGAAGTCGCCGTACTTGGGCGCCGCCGTGTCCGCGAGTTCCGGGGAGAGCAGGACCACGTCGCCCTTCCAGGAGATGGTGGGGATCGGGTCGAGGCGGCGCCCGTCCCACTCAGCTCTCTGGCCGGAACGGATCAGCTGGAGGTACTCGGCGAGGCGCTCGACTTCCCGGACCGCCGGGGCACCAGGGTGCTCGCGGGTCCAGGTCAGGGTGCGGCGCCAGAACTCCTCGGCCTGGACCGCGGTGGGCGGCTGCCGGTCGGTGTTGACCCCTTCGATCTCCTCGATGTTGAAGCCCACCGAATGGCCACCCAGAGAGGTGAGGAACTCCAGAAGCTCCTCCGGCATCGCGATGCCCAGGGTGCCGACCACCGAGATGACGGAGAACGGGATGCCGTGCTCGCGCAGCTGCGAGATTCCGCGCAGGATCCGGTCGAAGGCGGGCTTGCCTCGCAGGTCGACGCGCTCGGCGTTCAAGGCGGCCGGGCCGTCGATACTCACTCCGACGCGGACGTCGTACGCGGCCAGCAGGTCGCACCACGTCTCGGTGATCAGCGTCGCGTTGGTCTGCACATAGTGGTGGACTCGGCCCGCCCGCCGCAGGGCCTCGAACGGCGAGAGCAGGGCGGCGAACTTCTGCTGACCCACGGCGAGCGGCTCCCCGCCGTGCCAGACGATGCCGATCGGATGGCCGCTGTCGCCGAACTGGGCCACCGCCTGCGCCAGGGCCTCGGTCACTTCCGGGGGCATCTGGTGCTTGAGCTTACGAAACGGCAGGTAGCAGTACCGGCAGTCCAGATTGCACCAGGTCGTGGGCTGCACCACCACGGTCTGCGGGGGCGCGAACCGCTGCTGGTACCGGGCACGCCACAGGGAGGGGCGAGAGCGCATCGGGGTCCTCTCCTCAACGGACAGAGGGCAACGCCGGCCCGCGGTGGGTGCCGCGGAGCGGGATGCGACCACGATCCGTCCCGCGATGACGTGTACGCGATGACATCGCGCTGTCATTGCCGATGACATGTCATCGGCGCGGCGCTGACACTTCCCTGAAGTGGCTTCACCTGCACGGGAGTTCGAGAGGTTCCCTTGGGCTATCGTGGCGGGGTGCCTCGCTCGATTCTGATCCACGACGGCCAGACCGCCCGCGACATCGGTCTGGTGTACTGCTGCTCGGGCTACCTCGTCGAACGTGGCAAGGTGCTGCTTGTGCACCACAACCGCTTCGACAAATGGGTTCCGCCGGGCGGTCATATCGAGCCCGGGGAGTCCTTCGCGGGCACGGCGGTGCGCGAGTTCAAGGAGGAGACGGGGCTGCTGGTGGAGGCGATCTCCAGCCAGCCGGCCATCCACCCGGCCGACCACAACGCTACTCCTGAACCCGTGCCGTTCTATGTGGACACCGAGCGCGAAGGCTTCCCGACGCCGGCGCTGGTCCAGTTCTTCTACGTCCAGCGGCAGCCGGGCAGCCGGGAACAGGCCGTGGAGGCGCAGCTCGAAGAGGTGCACGGGGCCGCCTGGTTCGGTCTGGAGGACCTCGGCACCCTCAGGACCTTCGACCAGGTCCGTTCCCTGGCGCGGTTCGCCCTGCTGAACTACCCGGTGGCCGGGGAGCGCGCCCTGTCGTAGTCGGCGGGCTACCGCCCTGCGAGGCGATACCCGCTGGCCCCGTCCACCGTGCTGGCTAGCAGTAGCCGGGCCGGGGCGCCGCCGAAGGACGTGGAGACGGCCTGGTTGAGGCGCTGAACGTACTTGGGCACCGAGGACGGGGCGACGTAGAGCTTCGCCGCGATCCGCTCGGTCGCCATTCCGGCCTCGGGGGCGTCGTACACGACCTTCACCACGTCGAACAGGCGCTCCGACAGCTCACACGCCACGATTCCCTCGCTGTCGCGTGCCCCGAGGAGGACGGTCCGGCCAGGAGCGAGGGCGACATGGACGATGACCATCTCGGCCGACGCCTCGCTCGCGTCCTCGGAGGTGGTGGCGGCAAGGTTCATCCGGGCCAGACGCTGCATCGCTTCCTCGTAGGCCGACACCGTGTAGTACGCGGCCCTGATGGTGGCGCGCTTACCCGAGGCACCCGGCTCGTTCCACAGTCCCGCCTCCGGGTCCCACAGATCGTTCATCAACTTCCACGCCTTGGCGAGGCGGGGATCGCGCGGGCTCGCGCCAGCCCGGATGGCGGCCTGGGTGCACAGCGCGTACGCCATGTGCTCCCAGGCTGTGCCCTGCACGTCCTTGTCGTCCTCGACGAACTCCTCCCACCGGTGATGGTTGTGCAGCAGCCACTGGCCGGCCTCGACAACCACGTCGGACAGCCGCTTCCGCTGCACCGGGCCATGCACCCCGCCCGCCTCCCGCAGGACGTCCCGATAGGCGGGCTCGCCACCCGGCCCGGTGCCGGAGCAGACGGTCGACAACGCGAGCAGGCACAGCGCGGTCTTGCTCGGGCTCGGATCGGTGTCGACGTACGTACGCCACCCCCACGCCCCGCTGGGGCGCCGGTGGTAGAGCAGGCCGCGCACTCCGTGGTCGATCAGCGGTTCGACGCGCTCCAGCAGGCTGCCTGTCTCCACCCCGCCGGGTAAGAGGAGCCCAGGGCCGAAGTCATGGAGGGCATCTCTGAGCTCGGCGAGCCGGTGCACCACCAAGGCGGTCTGGTGCAGCGACGTGTCGTCGAGTCCGAGGACTTCGGGCCAGCCGTGGTCGACCTGGTGGTCCTCCAGCCAGCCGACGCACCAGGCCGCGGACTCTGCGACGCGGTTGTGGTGGAAGAAACGAGGGTGGGACAACAGTCCGGCCAGGCCGAAGGCGATGAACCGGGTGTGCTCACCACGACCACCTTTGGGCCGGGGCCGCGAGTGCTCCGGGATGGCGCCGGTGAGGAAGTCGAGGCCCTGGCGAACCGGCTGTCCGGCGATGCCGGCGGCCCGCAGAATCGGCAGGACCTCGCTGGTGTTGACGATCGACGAGACCGAGGTCAGGGTGAGGCCCCACCCGCCGTCGTACCCCTGGTTGTGCAGCAGCGTCCGGGCAGCCTCGCCAGCTCGGGTCTCGAACGCCGCGAGCCCCAAGTGCGCACTCTTCATGATTCGCCTCCGCCGCCAAACGCCCCGGACCGCCGGTCGGACCGTACCCAACTCATGTACTGCCGACGCGCGTTCAGGATCGAGACGCTACGGCGCATGGTCACGAAGCCGTTCGTGTTCCAGCATGCCCAGGACGTATGGCCAGCAGGCGAGACCCTGCGGGGATGGGCGGCGTGTAGGCGCGGGCCAGTTGACGCTGGCCGTAGACCTTCCAGGCTTGGGTCTTCATGTCCTCGACGGGCAAGATGCCTCCTGGAGGGCGTGCTGCGGGTTCAGGTGTGCGTGATGAGGTAGGCGGGGCCCTCGCCACGACGGGCTCGTTCGATGGCATCGAGACGGGCGAAGGCCCGCGGCGCCATCAGCTCCTGCCAGGTGGCGAG includes:
- a CDS encoding phosphoketolase — translated: MALTTERVADPAPPGFPDWSYAARQAAEAVPDQAIDAFWRALNHLSAAQLYLTDNARLARPLRPADVKETPRGHWGVCPPVNYMLAHLGPLTAWRPAGSELLVLHGAGHAGPSALAHAYLGGSLHLTGNGPGCSMPELRALITGFPHAERFGGEITPLIPGVRHTGGQLGPALAIAQGMVLDAPHRLVVPLIGDGELETGATAAAWLARRALHGEHGAVLPVVLANGLKMGGPSLLAGMNQDEVRAYFTGLGYEPLIHDGADLPGFRQVLADALTRLRPLGEPARQPVIVLTLPKGHTGPERVADRQIAGTPAVHKTPLKSPRHNDAEFAALAAWLASYRPAELFTTQGRPTDLVRQALPGPTTEPGTARPSAPLASRRLQSWPDVSAVVRERAASGAFRLFSPDEIASNRLAVTTDDALPPWATEILNEEICHGWLQGYTETGRDALLATYEAFAPVNTSLLIQHLKHRRLRYLTGQGGLPSVNYLITSLGWRNTYTHQNPGLVSSMLETEDGFVHVYTPADATRAAAVLAAMLAGHDRVNFLITDKHPGPAFPPDPFRDELTDGAAIWPHLSHHGRPHLVLASAGDIPARELSVAATRLRRSHPEIKIRYLHVNDLAVLGPAPNWPYALDERTFTRLFGTDTPVLMAVSTHPAPVRALLAARGETSRFHVVGYREPSRPTTPEGLLEYCGLSAAALSAQAALMIKEHSG
- a CDS encoding phytanoyl-CoA dioxygenase family protein, giving the protein MTTLDMAFPPDPKVLDAFERDGFVVLRDVITPEWREQAAAAAMRLLASDRTLGRDRSVDGKDGFRGIVAMDDTFLPLVTNPKVLPTLVALLSANLHLMSSNLIYMPSIPAGGTRTIRVPERHGWHRDMSSAARDLGTAAVPRMSIKAAYFLSDLAPDAGVTMVLPGSHTDTGPVTVPAGAIDPPGAITPDVGPCDAFLFENRTWHAGGLNTSGHPRLAVMMQYGYRWLAPVDDPAPQLLDRKDLTDIEQQLLGRPDRNPDGSVAHEGAGAAPLRAWWQHLNPDPARSSG
- a CDS encoding class I SAM-dependent methyltransferase → MTYTPDELFASTAPYYARYRPGYDQAFYDMLAARFALDGTQRVLDLGTGTGVLALPLAKLVGHVTAVDPEPGMLDEGRKLAAEQDITNIDWRQGDSTTLPGMGLEPVLLTVMGAAFHWMDRDQTLRDLDQLVEPNGAVVLASGGAPGDLEPAPWLQVIADVRTRYLGPERRAGSGTYSHPRERHQDVLARSPFSNVETARWDRTVTRTLDEVIGLQFSYSYSSPAQLGDDKDAFERDLRQALTEFNPDGLFDEVVRTEAIVATRP
- the galE gene encoding UDP-glucose 4-epimerase GalE, with the translated sequence MAARAPHLALDPAIAWPTVGMWVRWEGERLGTSGPEPLPTQSGGPAAASPDFFASLAAGRLLGLERGRERSIVVKVLIAGGAGYIGSTVASACLDAGITPVILDNLVRGRREFTEGRTFYEGDIADGALVDRIFTEHPDISAVVHCAALIVVPESVADPIGYYEANVAKSLAFVRHLHLNGCDRIIFSSSASIYQAEDGSPVNEDSPLAPKSPYARTKAVCEAMFADIAVAGPRMLSLRYFNPIGADPKLRTGLQLKRPSHALGVLIQAHQEGRPFSITGTNYPTRDGSGIRDYVHVWDLAAAHIAAIERFDSILTGSKRSIAINLGTGSGTTVRELCAAFNNVVSTPLATVDAEPRPGDVAGGYTKSDRAAELLGWTPKLSLEDGIRSALDWIPVRDELLND
- a CDS encoding pentapeptide repeat-containing protein, which produces MDTRTIRRTSVTLPALNEPGLYLSNVTSLEGGRGRVAEFHYADADLRDLDLADAHLMDGRITGLKAQRTRLEKLRVDSVEFTGCDLSSLQWTDSKVSRAVFRDCKLMGAALEDVTLDNVLFENCKINYSTLTRVRAAGPVIFAKCSLRETTFAAADLGAALIDDCDLRLTEFDGGKYRGLDLRGNDLSQLRGLASLKQVVIDHAQTLQLAEALAAELDVTFGEDLDDK
- the amcA gene encoding multiple cyclophane-containing RiPP AmcA yields the protein MKILDRLATSDTPVVMELIAAHDVPTPVIVEATWDNRPTWDNWAKNPAPFDNRPTWDNWNKKK
- the amcB gene encoding cyclophane-forming radical SAM peptide maturase AmcB, which translates into the protein MRSRPSLWRARYQQRFAPPQTVVVQPTTWCNLDCRYCYLPFRKLKHQMPPEVTEALAQAVAQFGDSGHPIGIVWHGGEPLAVGQQKFAALLSPFEALRRAGRVHHYVQTNATLITETWCDLLAAYDVRVGVSIDGPAALNAERVDLRGKPAFDRILRGISQLREHGIPFSVISVVGTLGIAMPEELLEFLTSLGGHSVGFNIEEIEGVNTDRQPPTAVQAEEFWRRTLTWTREHPGAPAVREVERLAEYLQLIRSGQRAEWDGRRLDPIPTISWKGDVVLLSPELADTAAPKYGDFVAGNILDRPLPEILRDAHRLRYVRDFLTGLDRCQAECEFFDFCRGAQAANRYFENGDLTTTETNYCRVSRQALVTALSTLATKEAVA
- a CDS encoding NUDIX hydrolase, which codes for MPRSILIHDGQTARDIGLVYCCSGYLVERGKVLLVHHNRFDKWVPPGGHIEPGESFAGTAVREFKEETGLLVEAISSQPAIHPADHNATPEPVPFYVDTEREGFPTPALVQFFYVQRQPGSREQAVEAQLEEVHGAAWFGLEDLGTLRTFDQVRSLARFALLNYPVAGERALS